In a genomic window of Nitrososphaerota archaeon:
- a CDS encoding rhomboid family intramembrane serine protease → MLPLYDLNRPSKRPYINWGLIGLNAAIFLIEILVTSDFALRPTATLFGSLGLVPFYVYGAVQGVGTAYLGTLLTSMFLHASLWHIGGNMLFLFVFGGRLEDILGHKKYLGFYLLCGIAGGLTQVFISVASGPPDVFIPSVGASGAISGVLAGYFVYFPRARILSLLGYFIVPIRAFWFIGLWFVLQLLLSYGGGEGGVAYGAHIGGFAFGLALAVVARAFIRPGEYE, encoded by the coding sequence TTGCTCCCCCTCTACGACCTCAACAGGCCGAGCAAGAGGCCGTACATCAACTGGGGACTGATTGGGCTCAACGCGGCAATCTTTCTTATCGAAATCTTGGTCACGAGCGACTTTGCTCTCCGCCCCACCGCCACCCTATTCGGGAGCCTTGGACTTGTCCCGTTCTATGTCTATGGCGCTGTCCAGGGGGTGGGGACAGCCTATCTGGGGACACTTCTTACCTCGATGTTCCTTCACGCGAGCCTTTGGCACATAGGCGGCAACATGCTGTTCTTGTTCGTATTCGGGGGTAGGCTGGAGGACATCCTCGGGCACAAGAAATACCTGGGATTCTACCTCCTCTGTGGGATTGCGGGCGGCCTGACCCAGGTGTTCATTTCCGTTGCCAGCGGCCCACCTGACGTCTTCATCCCGAGCGTGGGAGCGTCGGGCGCCATCTCGGGAGTGCTTGCCGGCTACTTCGTCTACTTTCCGAGAGCCAGGATCCTGTCTCTGCTGGGGTACTTCATCGTCCCCATCAGGGCGTTCTGGTTCATCGGGCTCTGGTTCGTCCTACAGCTGCTTCTCTCCTACGGAGGGGGGGAAGGGGGCGTAGCCTACGGGGCCCATATTGGGGGCTTCGCGTTCGGCCTTGCCCTCGCGGTAGTCGCCAGGGCCTTCATCAGGCCAGGGGAGTACGAATGA
- a CDS encoding DUF1404 family protein, producing the protein MVTKIRWSRVRSASLLGVFLFIFAGGFPPFDDVTEIDLTLHMLQHVLIVLAGVLVAYPILRMRMNDVTEKSWEPKAGLAAASMLILFWHFPGPWDAAVLNPIVHFVEHVSFLAVGLLSGSVLLRLSDSAKIGALLAAFFGHMAYAVALISPWNIRIYSLYSLPDQNLLGWVLLLTGPTLVLGIAYVIARNPGWLGYSRTAKLETRRDTFLNRARVPKWVTPSLTVALIVVLVGYFATAAIAVSASNPQIGLGSTRVYIEETPVNWQYTPRNITVVAGLNSVVVWVSHSISYDTVTDRGGAFSSGPIAPGQTFEFSFTQPGVYHYFCIYHPWMTGTVVVLPGPG; encoded by the coding sequence ATGGTGACCAAGATCCGCTGGTCTCGTGTCAGGTCAGCCTCCCTGTTGGGCGTATTCCTGTTCATCTTTGCTGGTGGCTTCCCTCCGTTCGACGACGTGACCGAAATCGACCTGACCCTCCACATGCTACAACACGTTCTGATAGTTCTCGCAGGGGTCTTAGTCGCCTATCCGATTCTCAGAATGAGGATGAACGATGTCACGGAAAAGAGTTGGGAGCCGAAGGCGGGGCTGGCGGCAGCGTCCATGCTGATACTCTTCTGGCACTTCCCAGGGCCTTGGGATGCAGCAGTGCTCAACCCCATCGTCCACTTCGTTGAGCATGTTTCATTCCTGGCCGTCGGACTCCTCTCCGGCTCCGTGCTCCTGCGTCTTTCCGATTCTGCGAAGATCGGGGCGTTGTTGGCTGCCTTCTTCGGCCACATGGCCTACGCCGTAGCTCTCATTTCCCCTTGGAACATTCGGATCTACTCCCTCTATTCTCTCCCGGACCAGAATCTGTTGGGGTGGGTGCTACTCCTTACCGGGCCGACTCTCGTGTTGGGCATCGCCTACGTGATTGCGAGGAACCCGGGATGGTTGGGCTATTCAAGGACTGCCAAGCTAGAGACGAGGAGAGATACTTTCCTCAACAGGGCCAGGGTCCCGAAGTGGGTGACGCCGTCTCTCACAGTCGCCCTGATAGTCGTCCTCGTCGGTTACTTTGCGACCGCCGCGATCGCCGTGTCCGCCTCGAACCCTCAGATTGGATTAGGCTCCACCAGGGTGTACATCGAGGAGACCCCTGTGAACTGGCAGTACACCCCCCGGAATATCACGGTCGTTGCCGGGCTCAATAGTGTGGTTGTCTGGGTGAGCCACTCGATTTCCTACGACACGGTTACAGACAGGGGCGGTGCCTTCAGCTCAGGTCCCATCGCCCCCGGTCAGACCTTCGAATTCTCCTTCACCCAACCCGGCGTTTACCACTACTTCTGCATCTACCACCCATGGATGACCGGGACTGTCGTTGTACTTCCTGGGCCCGGATAG